DNA sequence from the Narcine bancroftii isolate sNarBan1 chromosome 11, sNarBan1.hap1, whole genome shotgun sequence genome:
AGTGGACTGGTCCCTGCGGGAAGGTTATGCCTGGGCGGAGGATAAGGAACACTGTGAAGAATATGGGAGGATGCTGCAAGCTGATCCTTCCAAAGTCTCTGCAAAGGCCAAAAAAAGAGGACTACCTCAGGTAATTTTGTccactctttattttttttccctcctcatCTGTACTGCAGAGGTTCTTAAGGGTAGCCTCCGCTCCCTGTTGAAGCGTCCTCTTGTCTTACTTGTGCTTTAATATGTGGTGTGAAAATTTATAGGCCCAACAATATGGAAAATCTATTGTGtactgttacgggcccagaggaccccgaaacccagcagcaataggtattcaccaagacaaatggttatttcaacaaaagttgcttttaagtatctttaaacatgaagataGGATCActcttgacttaactaacctaacttaacccccttctaattctaagcgcacatgtatgtaatgtgtgtgtgtaagttcagaaaagttcattgggctgcagtccaatctcacttctcattcactGGTGGCAGgcagtgcacagaattgaacacttatcaagttcaccaggcgttggtgtttgaaaggtaaatggttaccgctcaggaaggttcttgtcggttttcagacagagatttgttgttccaggatatccacaactgatttactcccatcagccacttcagtgtctcgctgatgaaacttaccccctcagggttttccagatgttaacctctttctttcaggtcaccagagagttcatttttgtttctcttgttccaagtgaaacattagacagccagtcctctcctcttgcatgaaccacaagggctttgaccaggctgaactaagaactcacaacccatcttccaaatggagttttccacaagtttgccaacttgtcctgttccagctgTTGTTGCTGACTGTATCATtgtagaactctctctctctctctctctctctctctctctctctctctctctctctctctctctctctctctctctctcactcattcacttTGCCTGGTTGACTCTCCCTCTggttgaccctcttagaacagcaagttcccttccaggcAGAAGGTGGtcccgacaagctctttcatctgttgcctttttgtaaacaacagtccattagtgaaggcTCTTGGGCActgtccaaagcttttgcaaaggctctgaggtccTGATATGTCTAGTattagcagagcttcagtattttaaataagatctgttttaaagtgtttgtatgtgacctactctaacaaaccttgctccaatttatctcccaaaaacatatctatatactctgtcacaatatgttGGTGTATAATATGGAATTTGAACTAAAAAATGTCTCCCTAAAACCAGGAATCATCTTGTAAGctaagtataaaatccaaaccttaacatcTTGCAGTTTAGAGTGCCCTGTCCCCCATGGCAATGGAGAACAGCCTAAAATTACTACGATCctaccactaaatatttttcCTCTGAAATTTTCATTGGGTAAGATGGATTAATAGTAATGttttattaaaacaataaaaatgtattataaaacTGTCTAACCtaccttaaaataacagcacagcaaACAAAGCTGACAATTGCCATTTGCAACAGCTGACAGGGTTTCTTGGAAAGGCTCAAGTCTTCACTCCTTCATAAACAGCGGCCCTCTTCCTGGGTTCTAACACAGTCCTTCCAATGGTCTTGTGAGGCAAGACtgagtttataaattaaagaaaatTCCTGCAGTATACTTTATCTCAATGTTTATAATATGACAGTATTATATATATGTAAGTAAATCAATTTCAAGTAAATGGTAAAATTATACTTGACACCATGTTTGTCTTGTAATGACTTCACTAGTATTTACGATACACAGGCTGGGAATTTTTGGTGTATATTATGGTGGGTAATTGACATTATTTTGTCATTACTTGAAATGAATTTgctaaattttaaataaccaaGACTGTGCGGTTTAGTAGTGTGTTTAGTTGTGGTCATTCAGATGGTTGGTAAAGGACTTCTGGGACAGTAAGCTCTCAActgtaagtgccagacttggggtagtcttatacaATGAGTATAGCtgaaaacctacattttaagtggaatTTCCAGGGGTCGCCTTATATACCAACATGCATAGTATATTGAATATTTTTGTGGTTTTGTTCACAAACGTGTGACTCATGACAATGATCTTAAAAACCTGTGCATTGTATATCTTTGAAAAATGTGTGAATCTAGTTGGCACTCAGTTATGTTCTTATTTGAAGGTGAAGCAGGTTGAATGCCCAACTACTACTTGTGTTCAGTGTGTAAAATTCTCAGTTTTGGAAAGTTACCTTTGCAGATCACTTCTTACAATGTTGAAATAAATCAAACACCTTCTGGTGTTTGAATTAAATGTCAGCACAAGTCTGGTAAttgttttcctttttattatATAGCTGGGAACGTTGGGCGCTGGAAATCACTATGCTGAGATTCAGGTGGTTGATGAAATCTTCAATGAATATGCAGCACGTAAAATGGGTATTGACCACAAGGGCCAGGTTTGTGTCATGATCCACAGTGGGAGCAGAGGATTTGGTCACCAGGTGGCAACAGGTAAAACACATGCACTTATGCTGATCTAAGAATGATGAAGTGCCTCTCATGTATCATTTACTGTAAGCATGTTTATAGAGTcagtcatacaacatggaaacaaatCTTCATCTGAGTATCAGACACCCATCTGTACTAATCTAATTTATCAATACTTGGTCTGTAGTCTTCCACATGCTTGTCTAGATACTGTAAATGTGAGTGTCTCTGTCTCCACCACACTATAGTGTAGTGCAATCTGGGTTCCACTCAGATGGGAGGGGGAAATCCCTCCTCCAGCTTTCCTCTAAATCTCTTGCCTTCGATCTTTTCCctccattttaaatacctctactaTATTTATCCTATTTATGCTGAgaataattttgtacatctcaaTTAAGTGCCCACTCAGCCACCTCTGCTTCAAGACAAACAAACCTAGTTTATTCAGTTTCTTTTCATAAATCccatgcaatgtcctggtgattCTCCTTTGAATCCTGTTCAGGGCAATAGTGTCCTTCCTGGACTGTGGTGATCAGAATTACACATCATGTTCCAGCTTGGCATgaacaaaatattttataaagctGTACCATAacctccctgttttttttttcccctggctaatgaaggcaagtattccattcattttattttcttagcATCTGGATATTTATTGTATGAGTCCCGATCTCCTTGGTCCTCCCAAGATGCATCACCCTACATTTATTAAGATTAAATTACATCTGCTGTTACCCTGCTCATTATCAACAACCTCTCATTTTTGTCATTTGCAAGCTTGCTAAtcgctcctccagcatttacattcaaatcattaatgtgTGAAACAAACCGCATGGATCCCAGGGTTCATCTCATGGGTCATGAGCTTCCAATCACTAAATAATCctgtaatgctggagaaactcagcaggtcatgcagtacccataggaagtaaaggcaaACCAATGTGGTTACCCTtttcttcctacagatgctgcatgacctactgagtttctccagcatgtttgagtAATGTGCTTGACACCAGATCTGCAGATTATCTTGTTTAACTTAATAATCATCCACTGTTGCTCTCTGCCTTCTTTAACTTCCCCTTGGGCTCAACCTTTTGGACCACTTTCTCATGTGGGACCAAGGCCTTATTGCAACCTATATATACTACATTGACCACACTTCTCTCATCAAATCACCTTGTTAGCTCTCCAAAAATACAATTAATCAGACAGGACCTAACAAAACTGTTTACCATCTTTGATTAACTCCTGCTTTTCCAAGTGTAGATTAATTCTGACTTTTGTTTCTATTATCTTCCTTGCCACTAACAATAAGATTAACTGGCCTGTAATTACATAGTTTATCCTGATCTCTCTTTTTGAACAAAGACAACATATTTGCTGTCCTGTAGCCATATGATACCTCACTTATGGCCGTGAACATTTAAACACCTTTGTCAGGCCACTGTTATCTCCTGTCTTGTCTCACTTAAGAATTTGGAGTACATATCAGACCCTGGCCATTTATCCAACTTTTAAACCATTATGATAAACCTCCAGGGTCTGATATTTCCTTCCTAAAGATATCATATTGCAGAACTTTGCCATCCAGTTCCCTGAATCCTCCAAACTATTAGGTCCTTTTCTTTAATgaatacagatacaaaatattcatttaaaactTCACTTGTGTTTTCTGTCTCCATGCACAGATTATCCCTTTGGTCCCTGTTAGCTCTTGCTCATTCCCTCTCTTGCCCTTAGCATGCATAAAAtgcttttaaaaaattcaaatagttatttgtttctgaaTGAttatttggggggggaggggaaaaacatGAAAAATCAAATCTTaaggtttggtgcttgaaatatTTATCTTGTATAACTTGCTGCTGTTCAATAGTGACGGTGATTGATGCATTTTGGCTCGAGTATATTTTAATAATGCATAATATGTGTGCCACAAGGGCTACATACGGTgaattatttttcctttattcATTAAGAAGTTTGCTGGATGTCATTTTTATTGATATAAAGGTTTGTGCTGGCACCCCAGAAGTAATATTATGAATATGTGaataaatatttcattttcttGAGATAGCTCCAGTACGAATTTAGCTAAATTTAACAAATCTAGGTTCTTTGCGATGGCTTAAAATGCTGTAGCTGAGACAAGGCATTGGTTAATTTTCCAGATGCACTAGTTGCtatggagaaagcaatgaagagagATAATATTATTGTCAATGACAGGCAGCTGGCATGTGCCAGGATCAATTCCCAAGAAGGTCAGGATTACCTTAAAGGCATGGCAGCAGCTGGTAACTATGCATGGGTGAATCGTTCCTCTATGACCTTCTTGACTCGACAGGTAGGATCTATATTCATCTGTTCCATTCAGCATAACTGTTTGCTatccatttaatttattttaatttaagtttttcaaattttattgctAGATGGTAAATTTACCATCAAGATTATTAGCTCATGGTTCTGTAcaagcaattttttttctgatgagTAAAACTACTTTGTTTTGGAAGCATCTTTCTCTTGTTCTTAAAGCTAATCTCTGTGAGTTTGCAACTCGctgcccatttaaaaaaaaatgcacatagTACCCTGATATGTCAAAATGTGCATTTGGAAATATGAAAAGAATTTGTAGATGTAACTACTGTTGTACTGGTTTTCTTTTTTCAATTtcttattctttttctctcattttttgatgattatttaattttctttggcaCACACTCCCTTGTCTTGCTATTCTGCTCACCATGTTTCCCAACTCATTTGCTTCcaactttggattttttttttgccttgtgttTTCATTTACTCTTTTCCTCCTTTTTACTTTCTTTTAGGCATTTGCTAAAGTTTTCAACACCACTCCAGATGATCTGGATATGCATGTGATTTATGATGTATCTCACAACATAGCCAAAGTGGAAGAACATGTGGTTAATGGGAAACAGAAGACTTTGCTGATCCATAGAAAAGGTTCCACAAGAGCCTTTCCTCCTCATCATCCTCTTATCCCTGTTGATTATCAGGTAACTGCTGAGGTGGAATGTAGACACCTCAAATTATTGAGATTTGGGGTGCATGTGACAGAAAAGATGGTTTAGTATCTAAATTTATCAATATCTATATTTAAAACTGGGGGTAATTTTATCTgcagtaaaattacatttttaatcatTTGAAATGTTAGTACCTATGCAAAAGGAGAATTACTGCAGCAACTTTTATCCCACTTTAACCTGTGAAATTTGAACAGGGGAGTTTGACTTTAAACACATCAGAATTCTACGACCCCCTATAACCTCAATAACCTCTAGAGCTGCTCAGATAAAAACAGTGGCACTTGGTATAATTATTTCCTCAGATAATTTGGTTAAGGATTACTTGCACTTGCTTATGGGCTTGTTCTGATAGAATACCAAAGGTTGAGCTTTCACTTTAAAAATATGATTCAGTTTAGAATTTTTGGAAAATGAGAATCTGAAATTCTGTTAAGATGTACTTTTTACATTATTTTGTAGATTGAAAACTAGCACACTATTTAGTGCATACACCAAAGAGATGTATAAATAACTTTTCTGATTTGAAATACAGTTAAACCCTGATTTAACGCGAACCCGGATATAACATGATCTTTGAGGATTGATTTTACATAACTTTTGTCCCTGCTGTCATGCTCATTTGTGTAAGCAAAAGCTAGAAGTCAAAGCTCTTCTTTTGCAAGACAACTGTCCTGCCCACCCGCCAGCTGCCATGACGGAAAGATCCAATTTACTTACGTCTCAAAGAACACACCATCTAAGATCCAGCCActagatcaggggatcatctcAATGTTCAAGCAAAATTATAGACGTGAATTAATTCATAGAATTGTAGAAGAATCAACAATGCTGGATGACTGTCTGAAAAGCATGAATGTTAAAGAAGTTTGCCTCTTAGATGGGAAAGGCTGAGCAGCAGTCAGCTCCTCGTGTGTGGGAAAAACACTGGCAGAAgtctgggtccagccttttcattACAAAAATCCACCAAGGAAGATGATGATCAAGAATTAGacagcttcacagatgaagaggtgggTGAGACACAGAGGCTGTTTCAAATTAACAGAGGATTTTCACCAGTGATGATGAATACCCAACATATGAGCATCTGATGGATCTGAGATAGTCTGTAATGTTTCTAAAGCACCGGTTCCTGAACCGACAATGAGGAGCCttcaccctcacccccacccccaaaagtgTCTGAAGCCATTGACTCTTCAAGGACAGCCTACGTTGGATGTGGATCACATAAAAATCCTCCAGCTAAGAAGCATCTTGGATTTCGCTCACCGCCAGCGTCCTGCTACGTTCAGGAAACTCAATtgcttttttaataaataaaatgattatatgaaataaaaaggatgattgcaaatacaggtattgtacatgcattctttatttttttgaaagCGCTGTTTTCGTGAACCGATTTAATGTGACCCTGCTTTTTTTGTGATCCGAATTTTTTTGGATTTGAACCATTGTTATAACGGGGTTCCACTGTACAATCCTCATTAGAATCTTTTTTCAAAAGAATTTTGTAAAATTGTTAACATGAATgcatttaattatatttgaaatatACTTAATTGTTCAAAGTGGATAAAGGCGACATTTAATATTTGATGATCTGGTTTTGCAACTTTAATGTCAACTGTTTTCTTATCAAGTGGCTGggcacattgattttttttatccttGTCGATAAAACCGTACATCTAATCAAGATGTAGGAGATTGGGAAGTGTCAATGAATGTTAAGCAATTGTAGTTGAAATTCTGACTTAGAAGTTTATTgactaattttaaaaaagtaacctGCTTTATTCTCTAATTTTACTCTTCCAGCTTTTTGTATTATTCCCAGATTATAGTTTCCACTCCAGACTTGCAAAGGAGTTTTCTTCTTGAGAAAGGGCATTGATTTAACTTGAGACTTGTAAAAGATTAAAAGAAAGGGAGGTTAGATCCAGTGGAAAATAGCTGGTTGCAGAACATTAACCTTGGTGGGGAGATGGTGAACTTTATAAGCAggtactgtatttgatggcatgtgagacgctctccccgcccccccgccccccccccccccccaagatttgGCTCAAAAATACTCCTCCGGTCTCCTATGTGAAGTTTAAATTGAGCAGGTTGCCGGCTATTCGCCCAGCTTTGAGAAGCCCTGTGGAGGTGCTGTCCAGGAGTTGGGCCTGCAGCTTCGTAGTCCACTTTTCCTCTAGTGGTCCGGGCTTTCCGGAACCACCACTGGTCACTTCCCCTGGTGAGAAGGCCAACTTACCCATaaatacactttaaaaaaaaataaattaatacatttttccTGCTGaaatgggttgggggggaggcGGTAGTCTTGTATGCATCAAATACAACGGTTCTTTGTATACTCCAATTGTAAGGTATATAAGGCTAATCAAAGTTTGGGTCCATTATGATGTGATTCCCATGTGGCAAAAAAAGTTCAAGAAAATTTTTGATTAGATGGATTTTCATACAGCAAATATGCCAGTGAATGACTTCCATGGCAGCACAAGTGTCAAGATGCCTGTCTTCCCCTCTTATTGTTGCTTTTTGAACTCTTTAGTTGACTGGACAGCCTGTTTTGATTGGTGGAACAATGGGAACATGTAGCTATGTTCTTACTGGCACTGAACAAGGCATGACAGAAACGTTTGGAACTACCTGCCATGGGGCGGTAAGGAATTAATAACTTTCATAAAGAACTGGAAAAGCACAATGCATGATATGTCAGTTATAGCAACTACctcattaaattatttaaaattctatcgtgtgtgtgtgtatatatgtatgtatatatatatatgtatgtatgtatgtatatgtatgtatgtatgtatatatatatatgtatgtatatatatatatgtatgtatgtatatatatatgtatgtatgtatatatatatatatatatgtatgtatatatatatgtatgtatgtatatatatgtatgtatgtatatatatgtatgtatatatatatatgtatgtatatatatgtatacacacatttgtgtttaatatatatatttgtatgtgtgagtatatatacatatacacagatGTGTAGTGTGTATAAATAGTGTGTAGTAAAATGTTGCTTTTACATTGGTCAAACATATCTCTTACTGTAATTCTACTGTTCTATTCTGCTGTACTTGCATGTGGATAGACTTGCTGGATAGCATGCAACGCAAACCTTTTCTCTGTACCTTTTTTTACATATGACAAACTTGCAATTTTTCCTAATGCAAAATCTCATTTCTGTGCCTATGTCAAGAAACTAGTGGGAATTTTTTCCACACAAACTTCATGAAAGCAAATCTTAatctatatctaatttttttttgtaaggtcAAATTTACATGACCTAGATAGCTGTAACACGGGAGTCACTTGGAGAGGCTCAAGAGTTGTGTTTATCTCTAACCTAATGTCATTACACATGTTCCTTTCTGATTTGGATATCATTATGTGGACAAAGAAGTTGGAATAtaattttaggttttttttttagggaCGAGCTTTGTCTCGTGCAAAATCCCGACGAAATCTTGATTTCCAGGATGTATTGGACAGACTTGCAGATATGGGAATTGCTATCCGTGTCGCTTCACCTAAACTAGTAATGGAAGAGGTAAGTACTGCAATCTATTTTTGTTTTGAGTTTGGATTTCTGTTGAAAATGATTACATATTGTGGAAGCAGTTTGCTTTTGTTTTTCTGTGCACTTTAAGTTACTTGAACCTGGAGGTTCTGAAGTACAAATTCACTCTTGGTCATGCCAAAATTGAGATAACAGTGACGAAATGTCAAACTTTATTGAAGTTAATAGAGGCAAATTTCTGAAGTGGAGCTTGATTTTCATTTAACACACATGACCAAGGGCAGATTTTGAACCCAGTCCACAATGAAGATTTTGTATGGAtataaattggggaaaaaaactatAGTTAAAAGCTTTTTCTGGCTGACTTGGCTTGGTCAAATGCTCATTCAAGTTTACAGAATAGTACTGGCAGGCCAAGTCAAAGTATATGCTAACGAACTGCTCAAGGGTCTAAGCCAAAGCTCTATGCTTAAAAACCCTTGGTAGGTGACCTCTGCTGACCGTGTTGGTCATTTATTATGGTTGCAAATTAAACCCATATGCTAACTTTAAATTGACAGTACTTGCAAAGCCAATATTTAATACATGAAGTAGATATCACGTGACTGCATTTTTTTGTTATTGAGACTACTAGCTCTGAGCAATCCCATTCTACCATCATTTTTCCCATCAGCTCTCTTGGATTAATCTGTATATTTGGGGCAACATGGAGTAGCCAATTAATTTCCAACCTGAATGTCTATGTGTGGGAAGAAATAGGTTgacaagttaaaggagcagaagcaggccattaggcctaTCGAGTCTATTCCGTGACTCTAcgctatgctcacacctagttccaatttccagctttttcccccatatcccttgatacccttactaacgaGATACTTATCCatatcctgtttaaatactcccagtgatctggcctctacTGCTTCATGCAGCAGTGAGtttcacagatccacgaccctctgactaaagttcttcctcctctctgttttaattggataacttctaattttaagatcccttatcctcgattcacccatcaaaggaaacatcttatccacattcactctatcaaaacctttcaatatttgaaatgtctcaatgagatccccccccttattcgaatacaacccaagagctgtcaaatgctccccaTAGGCCATTCCAGAAATCATcctaatcttctctgcaccctctccaacaacatctttACTAAGGTCGGGGGCCCAATATGGTGTcaaggaaaatgtgcaaacttgcAGGCATCACTGCAAGTCAGGGTTGAACTCTGCACTAATGTCTTCAATTATGTTGGAATAATATGATGTACTTCTGCTCGGTGCCCTTTAAGTACAAATTCCTATTCAAACTAATTATAAAAGATGCTGAATAAAAATAACTATCAccaattaaagatttttttttctcttctaggCACCTGAATCTTACAAGAATGTAACTGATGTTGTGAACACTTGTCATGATGCAGGAATCAGCAAAAAGGCTATTAAACTGCGACCTATTGGTGTTATAAAAGGTTGATGGGAAATGTTGATAGTTTAAATCTTTAGATGAACTGACAACATTAGTAAGATTTGTGTACTATTTTGTGAAAAACCTCATTTATTTTTCCTGTTTGCTCATCATAAAGAATTAAGCTTCATTCAAAAATCTCAACTTCAAATTACCTTTTTGCTCTTGTGAATTGTGCTACAATTCTttccaatttttattttgagaaagcatgtatttttaaaaaataaataaaatggattcaATTCAAGTACAATAAATTAAGAATCAAATCTTGTATTTTGTTTGAAAGATTTTGGTCAATATTAGAGAAACTCAACAAAACATTGTTTATGAAGTATATGATGGTCTCATTCAGGATAGAAGAGGATGTGCTATGTGCTAGAATTAATCGGAATACTATGGAGGAATAAAGTAGTCTGCAATCCCACACTTGATCACAATTTCATAATTCAGGTTAGAAAGTTTAAGTGGATTTTTAATGAGAGCAAGAGACCAATCTGAATTAATCCTTTCAATGCTTGAATAGCTTTTGTGTGCATCTTGGAGGTTTGTAAAAAGCCCACGTACAGGAAAAGATAATTAACCTATGGAGT
Encoded proteins:
- the rtcb gene encoding RNA-splicing ligase RtcB homolog isoform X2; protein product: MFDELRNSCRGGGVGGFLPAMKQIGNVAALPGIVHRSIGLPDVHSGYGFAIGNMAAFDMSNPEAVVSPGGVGFDINCGVRLLRTNLDEGDVQPVKEQLAQAMFDHIPVGVGSKGVIPMGAKDLEEALEMGVDWSLREGYAWAEDKEHCEEYGRMLQADPSKVSAKAKKRGLPQLGTLGAGNHYAEIQVVDEIFNEYAARKMGIDHKGQVCVMIHSGSRGFGHQVATDALVAMEKAMKRDNIIVNDRQLACARINSQEGQDYLKGMAAAGNYAWVNRSSMTFLTRQAFAKVFNTTPDDLDMHVIYDVSHNIAKVEEHVVNGKQKTLLIHRKGSTRAFPPHHPLIPVDYQLTGQPVLIGGTMGTCSYVLTGTEQGMTETFGTTCHGAGRALSRAKSRRNLDFQDVLDRLADMGIAIRVASPKLVMEEAPESYKNVTDVVNTCHDAGISKKAIKLRPIGVIKG
- the rtcb gene encoding RNA-splicing ligase RtcB homolog isoform X1, coding for MSRSYNDELGYLDKIHKNCWRIKNGFVPNMQVEGVFYVNDPLEKLMFDELRNSCRGGGVGGFLPAMKQIGNVAALPGIVHRSIGLPDVHSGYGFAIGNMAAFDMSNPEAVVSPGGVGFDINCGVRLLRTNLDEGDVQPVKEQLAQAMFDHIPVGVGSKGVIPMGAKDLEEALEMGVDWSLREGYAWAEDKEHCEEYGRMLQADPSKVSAKAKKRGLPQLGTLGAGNHYAEIQVVDEIFNEYAARKMGIDHKGQVCVMIHSGSRGFGHQVATDALVAMEKAMKRDNIIVNDRQLACARINSQEGQDYLKGMAAAGNYAWVNRSSMTFLTRQAFAKVFNTTPDDLDMHVIYDVSHNIAKVEEHVVNGKQKTLLIHRKGSTRAFPPHHPLIPVDYQLTGQPVLIGGTMGTCSYVLTGTEQGMTETFGTTCHGAGRALSRAKSRRNLDFQDVLDRLADMGIAIRVASPKLVMEEAPESYKNVTDVVNTCHDAGISKKAIKLRPIGVIKG